Proteins from a single region of Microbacterium sp. zg-Y818:
- a CDS encoding M23 family metallopeptidase has product MPASPLARREKAKPARSFAIVAMVVGLIATVALPAYAATTRPVDQAEAVTLHQAAADNAQSLVVASEATPEALDRYSYSATTPEEIEKKKAEEAAAEAAAARAAATAAAATTARRTGSVASVDLSMTAAGSGEVRWPVASFNYQSYNLFGGYAGHKGFDMMTGTGTPIFAAASGVVRTSTDGGGSYGAVVMIDSVVGGQKVSTTYAHMSYGTRVVSAGQTVEAGQLIGQVGQTGYATAPHLHFEVQVNGSYIDPLAWLQSNAG; this is encoded by the coding sequence GTGCCCGCCTCGCCGCTCGCCCGTCGCGAGAAGGCGAAGCCCGCTCGCAGCTTTGCGATCGTCGCCATGGTCGTCGGACTCATCGCCACTGTCGCGCTGCCCGCCTACGCCGCGACCACGCGCCCGGTCGACCAGGCCGAAGCGGTGACGCTGCACCAGGCGGCCGCCGACAACGCGCAGTCCCTCGTCGTCGCCTCCGAGGCGACGCCCGAGGCCCTCGATCGCTACAGCTACTCGGCGACGACGCCCGAGGAGATCGAGAAGAAGAAGGCCGAAGAGGCCGCTGCCGAGGCCGCCGCCGCCCGCGCCGCCGCGACCGCGGCTGCCGCCACCACCGCCCGCCGCACCGGATCGGTCGCGTCCGTCGACCTGTCGATGACGGCAGCGGGATCGGGTGAAGTGCGTTGGCCGGTCGCCTCGTTCAACTACCAGAGCTACAACCTCTTCGGCGGATACGCCGGGCACAAGGGATTCGACATGATGACGGGGACCGGCACGCCGATCTTCGCCGCGGCATCCGGTGTCGTCCGCACCTCGACTGACGGCGGCGGCAGCTACGGCGCCGTCGTGATGATCGACTCGGTCGTCGGCGGCCAGAAGGTCAGCACCACCTACGCCCACATGTCTTACGGCACCCGCGTCGTCTCGGCCGGCCAGACCGTGGAGGCCGGACAGCTGATCGGACAGGTCGGCCAGACCGGGTACGCGACGGCCCCGCACCTGCACTTCGAGGTGCAGGTCAACGGCTCGTACATCGACCCGCTGGCGTGGCTGCAGTCCAACGCCGGCTGA
- a CDS encoding DNA polymerase Y family protein, whose amino-acid sequence MSTAPDAPVPRTLVLWLPDWPVVALAREAGVDAAAPVAVLDKGAVVACSAAARAEGVRRGQRRRDAQARCPQLTVADADPTRDQRVFAPLIARIEELAPGVQLMRAGLCALRARGPARYYGGEERAAHTLRDAMGDTDARIAIADGPFTAEQAARRTLAEAPVRIVAAGESAAFLAPLPITVLDEPDVVDLLGRLGVQSLGQFAALPAERVGERLGERGIRLHSLAAGRDSRPVQPRTPPPDLDREVAFEPPLEIADQVAFAMRVAAEEFIGALGALDLVCTELRVQITGDRAENSERVWLHPGAFTAGEVVDRVRWQLGEAGLRSAVTRVRIAPETVDAASHHVRSLFGGGPDERVHHALSRVQAMLGHRGVVTPVVGGGRWLSERQVLVPWGDRPVVPRPRERPWPGSLPDPLPSTVFDPPRPVTVIDADGDTVAVGDRDALTAPPAVLVESGRRRRIDAWAGPWPVRERGWDAARARRAHRFQVVDAEQSAWLLVCEAGDWSAEGRYD is encoded by the coding sequence ATGAGCACCGCACCCGATGCCCCCGTGCCCCGCACCCTCGTGCTGTGGCTGCCGGACTGGCCCGTCGTCGCCCTCGCCCGCGAGGCGGGGGTGGATGCCGCCGCGCCCGTCGCCGTGCTCGACAAGGGGGCGGTGGTCGCCTGTTCCGCCGCCGCCCGCGCCGAGGGGGTGCGCCGTGGCCAGCGCCGCCGTGACGCGCAGGCCCGTTGCCCGCAGCTGACGGTCGCCGACGCTGACCCCACCCGCGACCAGCGGGTGTTCGCCCCGCTCATCGCCCGCATCGAGGAGCTCGCCCCCGGGGTGCAGCTCATGCGGGCGGGATTGTGCGCGCTGCGCGCCCGGGGGCCGGCTCGCTATTACGGCGGCGAAGAGCGCGCCGCCCACACCCTGCGCGACGCGATGGGCGACACCGATGCCCGCATCGCCATCGCCGACGGCCCCTTCACCGCCGAGCAGGCCGCCCGCCGCACCCTCGCCGAGGCGCCGGTGCGCATCGTGGCGGCGGGGGAGTCCGCCGCCTTCCTCGCTCCGCTCCCGATCACGGTGCTCGACGAGCCCGACGTCGTCGACCTGCTGGGGCGGCTCGGTGTGCAGAGCCTCGGGCAGTTCGCGGCCCTCCCCGCCGAGCGCGTCGGCGAGCGGCTGGGGGAGCGCGGCATCCGCCTGCACTCCCTCGCAGCGGGGCGCGACTCCCGTCCCGTGCAGCCGCGCACGCCCCCGCCGGACCTCGACCGCGAGGTGGCGTTCGAGCCGCCGCTCGAGATCGCCGACCAGGTGGCCTTCGCCATGCGCGTCGCCGCGGAGGAGTTCATCGGCGCGCTCGGCGCCCTCGACCTCGTGTGCACCGAGCTGCGGGTGCAGATCACCGGCGACCGGGCCGAGAACAGCGAGCGGGTGTGGCTGCATCCCGGCGCGTTCACCGCCGGCGAGGTGGTCGACCGGGTGCGCTGGCAGCTGGGCGAGGCGGGGCTGCGCAGCGCCGTCACGCGGGTGCGCATCGCCCCCGAGACGGTGGATGCCGCCTCCCACCACGTGCGCTCCCTCTTCGGCGGCGGTCCGGACGAGCGCGTGCACCATGCCTTGTCGCGGGTGCAGGCGATGCTCGGGCATCGCGGGGTGGTGACCCCCGTCGTCGGCGGGGGCCGGTGGCTGAGCGAACGGCAGGTGCTGGTGCCGTGGGGCGACCGCCCGGTGGTGCCGCGGCCCCGCGAGCGGCCGTGGCCGGGGAGCCTTCCCGATCCGCTGCCGTCGACCGTGTTCGACCCGCCGCGGCCGGTGACGGTGATCGATGCCGACGGCGACACGGTGGCCGTCGGCGACCGAGACGCGCTGACGGCGCCGCCGGCGGTGCTGGTCGAGAGCGGCCGCCGCCGCCGCATCGACGCGTGGGCGGGGCCGTGGCCGGTGCGCGAGCGGGGGTGGGATGCCGCTCGCGCGCGGCGCGCCCACCGGTTCCAGGTGGTCGACGCCGAGCAGTCGGCGTGGCTGCTGGTGTGCGAGGCGGGCGACTGGTCGGCGGAGGGCCGCTATGACTGA
- a CDS encoding HNH endonuclease, with protein sequence MRTLVLNAGYEPLAVVSFKRALVLVMNDKATIVERVEGDPVWAASGAYDRPAVILLTRYVRVPGARAVPVTRRGVLRRDAHRCGYCGKTATTIDHVLPRSRGGADSWENLVAACVRCNNTKGDRTPQEIGWELRLVPRAPRGAQWTVRGTERADPRWEPYLALAA encoded by the coding sequence GTGCGCACACTGGTGCTGAACGCCGGCTACGAGCCGCTCGCCGTGGTCTCCTTCAAGCGGGCACTGGTGCTCGTGATGAACGACAAGGCCACCATCGTCGAACGCGTCGAGGGTGACCCGGTCTGGGCCGCGAGCGGGGCGTATGACCGCCCCGCCGTCATCCTGTTGACCCGCTACGTGCGGGTACCGGGGGCCCGCGCGGTGCCGGTGACCCGCCGCGGCGTGCTGCGCCGCGACGCGCACCGCTGCGGATACTGCGGCAAGACCGCGACGACCATCGACCACGTGCTGCCGCGCTCGCGCGGGGGTGCCGACTCGTGGGAGAACCTCGTGGCCGCGTGCGTGCGCTGCAACAACACCAAGGGCGACCGCACTCCGCAGGAGATCGGGTGGGAGCTGCGCCTCGTGCCCCGCGCCCCGCGCGGCGCACAGTGGACCGTGCGCGGCACCGAGCGTGCCGATCCGCGGTGGGAGCCGTACCTGGCGCTGGCCGCGTAG
- a CDS encoding ROK family transcriptional regulator: protein MWPNLNAAERGALRELLIHGPLPRAEIARRLGLSRASLTRVTRILAEHGLIREGAIEQRAWTGRPSELFIIAPDARHFFGVKLTGDAIYAVVTDMAAREVASLDEQLASRALADVVTRIEALHATFAASFDDIVAGGVCLGGDLTQDRAVVVDAPYLGWSEVPLAALLTDRLGIPIATENDVRALTAAEHWFGPGAGCSAMALITIGAGIGTGFVVDNKLVAGAHGRAGRLDHIQVDGAGPICAAGHRGCASAYLTSDAIVRSIQGVDTDFVGAVALCRTGHPGAVRAFEDAGKALGTIIGTVTNILDPQKIILTGDGLAVWDLAEEQIAAAIRSTLVVGSPPVAVDVQPFEFNEWARAAAVVGMRTILRF from the coding sequence ATGTGGCCCAACCTGAACGCTGCTGAGCGAGGCGCGCTCCGCGAACTCCTTATCCACGGACCACTCCCCCGCGCTGAGATCGCCCGCCGACTGGGGCTTTCCCGCGCGAGCCTGACGCGCGTGACGCGCATACTCGCCGAGCACGGCCTGATCCGTGAGGGGGCCATCGAGCAGCGCGCGTGGACTGGTCGGCCCAGCGAACTCTTCATCATCGCGCCGGATGCCCGTCACTTCTTCGGCGTGAAACTGACCGGAGATGCCATCTACGCGGTTGTCACGGACATGGCGGCACGGGAGGTCGCCTCCCTCGATGAGCAACTGGCCTCTCGCGCACTCGCGGATGTCGTGACGCGCATCGAAGCCCTGCACGCGACGTTTGCGGCGAGCTTTGACGACATCGTCGCCGGAGGCGTGTGCTTGGGCGGCGATCTGACGCAAGACCGCGCGGTCGTCGTCGACGCGCCTTATCTGGGGTGGTCGGAGGTACCACTCGCCGCACTGCTCACCGACCGACTCGGGATCCCGATCGCCACCGAGAACGACGTGAGGGCGCTGACAGCGGCAGAGCACTGGTTCGGGCCGGGTGCCGGCTGCTCCGCGATGGCGCTCATCACGATCGGGGCGGGCATCGGCACCGGTTTCGTCGTCGACAACAAGCTCGTGGCCGGTGCGCACGGCCGGGCGGGCCGCCTGGACCACATCCAGGTCGATGGCGCCGGGCCGATCTGTGCCGCCGGCCACCGAGGCTGCGCCTCGGCCTATCTCACCAGCGACGCCATCGTGAGGTCGATCCAGGGGGTGGACACCGACTTCGTCGGAGCCGTCGCACTGTGCCGCACAGGTCATCCAGGCGCGGTGCGCGCCTTCGAGGACGCGGGCAAGGCGCTCGGAACGATCATCGGCACTGTCACCAACATCCTCGATCCCCAGAAGATCATCCTCACCGGGGACGGGCTGGCCGTGTGGGATCTCGCCGAGGAGCAGATCGCCGCCGCGATCCGGAGCACCCTCGTCGTCGGGAGTCCACCCGTCGCCGTTGACGTGCAGCCGTTCGAGTTCAACGAATGGGCTCGAGCTGCTGCCGTCGTAGGAATGCGTACGATCCTTCGGTTCTAG
- a CDS encoding alpha-galactosidase yields MTLTQHTGSCPNLDGSHAGTHVLRNGGVEVVLITSGVLPEVVHWGAPLGPVDCEELILASRRQVSSSALDQAWPLTLLPTEHDGWQGRPGFSAHRSGVIEKTQWGTIRASGDQSRLTVTAEAATLRLHSELHLDSSGVLRITHEITNKGDDDLELTTLEPTMPVGDAAGETLDFSGRWTRERSPQRSSLREGSRVRESRRGRTGHDSPTMLALGTPGFSDRTGEIWAVHLAWSADSIYRYDALPESRTVLGAGALLRAGEVRLAPGGRFRSPTTVFLWSDKGLDGISERLHRSLRARPRHPLTPRPVTLNTWEAVYFQHDATRLLALAQTAADIGVERFVLDDGWFRGRRSDQSGLGDWTVDTEVWPSGLHPLVDAVRGHGMQFGLWLEPEMVNMDSELARRHPEWLLQDPAAGPRSWRNQFVLDVAIPDVFDYLLESISQLVSEYRLDYIKWDQNRDLLEAMHGGQAAVHQQTRAVYALLHAVRARHPQLEIESCASGGARVDLGVLEHTDRVWPSDTNDPFERLDIQRWTSLLIPLELIGAHVGPPVSHTTRRATNLGFRIAVAMFGSFGIEWDITQCSSDELEELRDAITAYGRLRNLLHGGTLANLDGGDEGLRVTAVTSASTDHALVRVARVSSSDRALPRKLRIPDLTPDAQYTVRAVPELRLPQRIEPTATPWLERGSVRLPGAALAQHGVAMPLLAPGQALVLEVTREAHTPVA; encoded by the coding sequence ATGACGCTCACTCAGCACACCGGAAGCTGCCCGAACCTCGATGGCTCCCATGCGGGGACCCACGTGCTTCGCAACGGCGGTGTAGAGGTCGTTCTCATCACGTCGGGCGTTCTGCCGGAGGTGGTGCATTGGGGTGCACCTCTCGGCCCGGTGGATTGCGAGGAACTGATTCTCGCGTCTCGACGGCAAGTTTCCTCCAGCGCGCTCGACCAGGCGTGGCCGCTGACGCTTCTTCCGACCGAGCACGATGGCTGGCAGGGGCGGCCCGGGTTCTCGGCCCATCGATCAGGCGTGATCGAGAAGACGCAATGGGGCACGATACGTGCATCCGGCGACCAGTCGCGGCTGACCGTGACTGCCGAGGCCGCCACTCTTCGGCTGCATAGCGAGCTGCACCTCGATTCTTCAGGCGTGCTTCGCATCACTCACGAAATCACCAACAAGGGAGACGATGATCTCGAACTGACCACTCTCGAACCGACCATGCCCGTCGGCGACGCTGCCGGCGAGACCTTGGACTTCTCGGGCAGGTGGACGCGTGAGCGCAGCCCGCAGCGCAGCAGCCTTCGCGAGGGAAGCCGCGTCCGCGAGTCCCGCCGCGGGAGGACGGGTCACGACTCACCGACCATGCTCGCGCTGGGCACACCGGGCTTCAGTGATCGCACCGGCGAGATCTGGGCAGTTCACCTCGCGTGGAGTGCCGACTCGATCTATCGCTACGACGCCCTGCCCGAGTCCCGTACTGTTCTCGGCGCCGGGGCACTACTCCGCGCGGGCGAGGTGCGTCTTGCACCGGGCGGTCGATTCCGTTCGCCGACGACCGTCTTTCTGTGGAGCGACAAGGGCTTGGACGGTATCAGCGAAAGGCTTCACCGGTCACTTCGCGCACGGCCGCGGCATCCCCTCACACCCCGTCCGGTCACGCTGAACACCTGGGAAGCGGTCTACTTCCAGCACGATGCGACTCGGCTGCTCGCGCTGGCTCAGACGGCCGCAGACATCGGGGTCGAGCGCTTCGTTCTCGACGACGGATGGTTCCGCGGTAGACGCAGCGACCAGTCGGGCCTCGGAGATTGGACGGTCGACACGGAGGTCTGGCCATCCGGGCTGCACCCGCTGGTGGATGCGGTTCGCGGACACGGCATGCAGTTCGGTCTGTGGCTGGAACCGGAGATGGTCAACATGGACTCGGAGCTTGCTCGGCGGCATCCGGAGTGGCTGCTTCAGGACCCGGCCGCCGGTCCGCGATCGTGGCGCAACCAGTTCGTACTCGACGTCGCCATCCCCGACGTGTTCGACTATCTTCTTGAATCCATCTCGCAGCTCGTCAGCGAGTATCGACTCGACTACATCAAGTGGGACCAGAATCGCGACCTGTTGGAAGCCATGCACGGCGGACAGGCGGCGGTGCATCAACAGACTCGGGCGGTGTACGCACTGCTGCACGCTGTGCGCGCCCGTCACCCTCAGCTGGAGATCGAGTCGTGCGCTTCGGGCGGCGCCCGAGTAGACCTCGGCGTGCTGGAGCACACCGACCGAGTGTGGCCATCGGACACCAACGATCCGTTCGAACGCCTCGACATCCAGCGGTGGACGTCACTGCTGATTCCTTTGGAACTCATCGGCGCTCATGTTGGCCCACCAGTCAGCCATACGACACGACGCGCGACGAACCTGGGGTTCCGCATCGCTGTGGCGATGTTCGGCTCCTTCGGAATCGAATGGGACATCACCCAGTGTTCTTCGGATGAATTGGAGGAGTTGCGCGACGCGATAACGGCCTATGGGCGGCTGAGGAATCTGTTGCACGGCGGGACGCTGGCGAATCTGGACGGCGGCGACGAGGGCCTTCGTGTCACCGCTGTGACCTCCGCGAGCACCGATCACGCGCTGGTGCGCGTGGCGCGCGTAAGCAGCTCTGACCGGGCGTTGCCCCGCAAACTCCGCATTCCCGACCTCACCCCAGACGCGCAGTACACCGTGCGCGCGGTTCCGGAGTTGCGGCTGCCACAGCGGATAGAACCCACCGCCACACCCTGGCTGGAACGCGGGTCCGTCCGGCTCCCGGGCGCCGCGCTCGCGCAGCACGGTGTGGCAATGCCTCTGCTGGCCCCTGGACAGGCTCTCGTTCTCGAGGTGACACGCGAAGCGCACACCCCGGTCGCTTGA
- a CDS encoding metal-dependent transcriptional regulator — translation MTDLIDTTEMYLRTILELEEEDIIPLRARISERLGHSGPTVSQTVGRMERDGLVVVSEDRRLELTDAGRQKAVDVMRKHRLAERLLSDVIGLDWAYVHEEACRWEHVMSEQVERRLIELLGHPTESPYGNPIPGLDQLGDVPATTFDKGVVGLVRRLNAVDAPIRGTVRRLAEPAQVDPELLMQLRLAGVVPGGVGDFRFNEGYVLVQMDGNDEALELPVEVASHIFLVDDRS, via the coding sequence ATGACCGATCTGATCGACACGACCGAGATGTACCTCCGCACCATCCTGGAGCTGGAGGAGGAGGACATCATCCCCCTGCGCGCACGCATTTCGGAGCGGCTCGGGCACTCCGGCCCCACCGTGTCGCAGACCGTCGGACGCATGGAGCGCGACGGTCTCGTCGTCGTCTCGGAGGACCGGCGGCTGGAGCTGACGGATGCCGGCCGGCAGAAGGCCGTCGACGTCATGCGCAAGCACCGGCTTGCGGAGAGGCTGCTCAGCGACGTCATTGGCCTCGACTGGGCGTACGTGCACGAAGAGGCCTGCCGCTGGGAGCACGTGATGAGCGAGCAGGTGGAGCGCCGCCTCATCGAGCTGCTCGGCCACCCCACCGAGTCGCCGTACGGCAACCCGATCCCCGGTCTCGACCAGCTGGGCGACGTGCCGGCAACGACCTTCGACAAGGGCGTGGTGGGACTCGTTCGACGCCTCAACGCCGTCGACGCGCCCATTCGCGGCACCGTGCGGCGCCTGGCCGAACCGGCGCAGGTCGACCCCGAGCTGCTCATGCAGCTGCGGCTGGCCGGGGTCGTTCCGGGGGGAGTGGGGGACTTCCGGTTCAACGAGGGATACGTGCTCGTGCAGATGGACGGCAACGACGAGGCGCTCGAGCTTCCGGTCGAGGTGGCCTCGCACATCTTCCTCGTCGACGACCGCAGTTGA
- a CDS encoding error-prone DNA polymerase — translation MGFNNPSVSWSEMERLLSGRKPAGADGGDSPAWSRKRGPYTPPPIARPDDVVPYAELHVHTSFSFLDGASSPEELVEEAERLGLHALAVTDHDGFYGIVRFAEAAEARSVKTVFGAELSLGLPGPQNGEPDPHGRHLLVLARGEEGYHRLAAALTHAQLAGGQKGRPVYDLHDLAARAGGHWAVLTGCRKGSVRAALAAEGPAGAARELDLLVDIFGPDAVNVELIDHGAPTDSRDNDVLASLAADRGLPVLASNNVHYAAPERADLAAAVAAVRANRSLDELDGWLPAGAGAHLRSGREMAQRFARYPGAIARTVELADELAFPLRRAKPALPKLPVPEGHTTMTWLRHLVWEAVPRKYPDATDADRARIEKELGVIEQKDFPGYFLIVHGIVQEARRRGILCQGRGSAANSAVCYLLDITAVDSIAYDLPFERFLSALRDEEPDIDVDFDSDRREEIIQWVYATYGRERAAQVANVIQYRPKNAVRDMAKALGHSPGQQDAWSKQVEHWGPLPEADAAAEMHDIPERVLQYATELLKAPRHLGIHSGGMVLTDRPVGEVVPIEHARMENRTVIQWDKDDAAWMGLVKFDLLGLGILAALQYSFDLIADATGERWELSTLPKEEQGVYDMLCRADSIGVFQVESRAQMGLLPRLQPRRFYDLVIEIALIRPGPIQGGAVHPYVRRKLGHEPVTYPHPKLKPVLERTLGIPVFQEQLMQMGMAVGGLSGADADVLRRAMGSKRGIERIDSLKKKLYAGMAENGITGDLADDIYAKIQAFANFGFAESHSLSFALLVYASSWLKLHYPAAFLAGLLRAQPMGFYSPATLTADARRHGVEVLRPDLYRSGVEAVLEPVGEAGAAAGSPSSPAQEESPEQDASGRNRPVFGSLPVSGRGPTGRDACTDRKQPPVPEFDPTAPDESAAHRRDGAFAVRLGLAAVKGIGQPLAQRIVAEREASGEYRDLRDLVRRTGATAAQLEALATAGVFGCFGLSRREAIWLAGSAAQDRAEFLPGTLVAVQPPLFSDPTSYEVLAADLWATGISTDDHPLAHYRAKLDARGVLTSGELRTHETGRRVEVAGLVTHRQRPATASGVTFLNLEDEHGLVNIVCSVGVWNRYRRVLRDAPALIARGLLERSPEGVTNLVADAFEDLRVGVMHRSRDFR, via the coding sequence ATGGGCTTCAACAACCCCTCGGTGTCGTGGTCCGAGATGGAGCGGCTGCTCAGCGGCCGCAAGCCCGCCGGGGCCGACGGCGGCGACAGCCCCGCCTGGTCCCGCAAGCGCGGGCCGTACACGCCGCCGCCCATCGCCCGCCCCGACGACGTCGTGCCGTACGCCGAGCTGCACGTGCACACGTCGTTCTCGTTCCTCGACGGCGCCTCCTCCCCAGAAGAGCTCGTCGAAGAGGCCGAGCGCCTGGGTCTGCACGCCCTCGCCGTCACCGACCACGACGGGTTCTACGGCATCGTGCGGTTCGCCGAGGCCGCCGAGGCCCGCAGCGTCAAGACGGTGTTCGGCGCCGAGCTGTCTCTTGGGCTGCCCGGCCCGCAGAACGGCGAGCCCGACCCGCACGGCCGACACCTGCTCGTGCTCGCCCGCGGCGAGGAGGGCTATCACCGCCTCGCGGCGGCCCTCACCCACGCGCAGCTGGCCGGCGGGCAGAAGGGCCGCCCCGTCTACGACCTGCACGACCTCGCCGCCCGCGCCGGCGGCCACTGGGCGGTGCTGACCGGATGCCGCAAGGGCTCCGTCCGCGCCGCGCTCGCCGCCGAAGGTCCCGCCGGCGCCGCCCGCGAACTCGACCTGCTCGTCGACATCTTCGGCCCCGATGCCGTCAACGTCGAGCTGATCGACCACGGCGCACCGACCGACTCGCGGGACAACGACGTACTGGCATCCCTCGCCGCCGACCGCGGCCTGCCGGTGCTCGCGAGCAACAATGTGCACTACGCCGCCCCCGAGCGGGCCGATCTCGCCGCCGCCGTCGCGGCCGTCCGCGCCAACCGCAGCCTCGACGAGCTCGACGGGTGGCTCCCCGCGGGCGCCGGCGCGCACCTGCGCTCGGGCCGCGAGATGGCGCAACGCTTCGCCCGCTATCCCGGCGCCATCGCCCGCACCGTCGAGCTCGCCGACGAGCTGGCCTTTCCGCTGCGGCGCGCCAAGCCCGCGCTGCCGAAGCTCCCCGTCCCCGAGGGGCACACCACCATGACGTGGCTGCGGCACCTCGTCTGGGAAGCCGTGCCCCGCAAGTACCCCGACGCGACCGACGCCGACCGCGCCCGCATCGAGAAGGAACTCGGAGTCATCGAGCAGAAGGACTTCCCGGGGTACTTCCTCATCGTCCACGGCATCGTGCAAGAGGCACGCCGCCGCGGCATCCTGTGTCAGGGGCGGGGGTCCGCCGCCAACAGCGCCGTCTGCTATCTGCTGGACATCACGGCGGTCGACTCCATCGCCTACGACCTGCCGTTCGAGCGGTTCCTCTCGGCGCTGCGCGATGAGGAGCCCGACATCGACGTCGACTTCGACAGCGATCGCCGTGAGGAGATCATCCAGTGGGTCTACGCGACCTATGGGCGGGAGCGGGCGGCGCAGGTGGCCAACGTCATCCAGTACCGGCCGAAGAACGCCGTGCGCGACATGGCGAAGGCGCTCGGGCATTCGCCGGGGCAGCAGGATGCCTGGTCGAAGCAGGTGGAGCACTGGGGGCCGCTTCCCGAAGCAGACGCCGCCGCCGAGATGCACGACATTCCCGAGCGGGTGCTGCAGTATGCGACCGAGCTGCTGAAGGCCCCGCGACATCTCGGCATCCATTCGGGTGGCATGGTGCTGACCGACCGGCCCGTGGGCGAAGTGGTGCCGATCGAGCACGCGCGCATGGAGAACCGCACGGTCATCCAGTGGGACAAGGACGACGCGGCGTGGATGGGGCTGGTGAAGTTCGACCTGCTGGGGCTCGGCATCCTCGCCGCCTTGCAGTACAGCTTCGATCTCATCGCGGATGCCACGGGGGAGCGGTGGGAGCTGTCGACCCTGCCCAAAGAGGAGCAGGGCGTCTACGACATGCTGTGCCGGGCCGATTCGATCGGGGTGTTCCAGGTGGAATCGCGCGCGCAGATGGGCCTGTTGCCCCGCCTGCAGCCGCGCAGGTTCTACGACCTCGTCATCGAGATCGCGCTGATCCGGCCCGGGCCCATCCAGGGCGGGGCGGTGCACCCGTACGTGCGGCGCAAGCTCGGGCACGAGCCCGTGACCTACCCGCACCCCAAGCTGAAGCCGGTGCTGGAGCGGACCCTCGGCATTCCGGTCTTCCAGGAGCAGCTCATGCAGATGGGCATGGCCGTGGGCGGGCTGAGCGGAGCGGATGCCGACGTCCTCCGCCGCGCGATGGGCTCCAAGCGCGGCATCGAGCGGATCGATTCGCTGAAGAAGAAGCTGTACGCCGGCATGGCCGAGAACGGCATCACCGGGGACCTCGCCGATGACATCTACGCCAAGATCCAGGCGTTCGCGAACTTCGGGTTCGCCGAGAGCCATTCGCTGTCGTTCGCGCTGCTGGTGTACGCCAGCTCGTGGCTGAAGCTGCACTACCCGGCGGCGTTCCTCGCCGGACTGCTCCGCGCGCAGCCGATGGGGTTCTACTCTCCGGCCACCCTCACCGCCGACGCCCGCCGCCACGGCGTCGAGGTCCTCCGTCCCGACCTGTACCGCTCGGGAGTAGAGGCCGTCCTGGAGCCGGTGGGGGAGGCGGGCGCAGCGGCGGGGTCGCCGTCGTCGCCGGCACAGGAGGAATCACCGGAACAGGACGCTTCCGGGCGCAATCGTCCTGTCTTCGGTAGCCTGCCTGTCTCCGGGAGGGGGCCGACGGGGCGGGATGCCTGCACCGACCGCAAGCAACCCCCCGTCCCCGAGTTCGACCCCACCGCTCCCGACGAGTCCGCCGCGCACCGCCGCGACGGCGCCTTCGCCGTCCGCCTTGGCCTCGCGGCCGTCAAAGGCATCGGCCAACCGCTCGCCCAGCGCATCGTCGCCGAGCGCGAGGCCTCGGGGGAGTACCGTGACCTGCGCGACCTCGTGCGGCGCACCGGAGCGACCGCCGCCCAGCTCGAGGCCCTCGCCACCGCCGGGGTGTTCGGATGCTTCGGGCTCAGTCGCCGCGAGGCGATCTGGCTCGCGGGGTCGGCGGCGCAGGACCGCGCAGAGTTTCTCCCCGGCACCCTCGTGGCGGTGCAGCCGCCGCTGTTCTCCGACCCCACCAGCTACGAGGTGCTCGCCGCGGATCTGTGGGCCACCGGCATCTCCACCGATGACCATCCGCTTGCCCACTACCGGGCGAAGCTCGATGCCCGCGGGGTGCTCACCTCGGGCGAGCTGCGCACGCACGAGACCGGCCGCCGGGTGGAGGTGGCGGGCCTGGTAACGCACCGGCAGCGGCCGGCGACGGCATCCGGGGTCACGTTCCTCAACCTCGAGGACGAGCACGGTCTGGTGAACATCGTCTGCTCGGTGGGGGTGTGGAACCGCTATCGGCGGGTGCTGCGCGATGCACCGGCTCTCATCGCGCGCGGGTTGCTGGAGCGCTCGCCGGAGGGGGTGACGAACCTGGTGGCGGATGCCTTCGAGGATCTGCGGGTGGGGGTGATGCACCGGTCGCGCGACTTCCGGTGA